From Streptomyces sp. SAI-135:
GGTGTACTCGGGGCGCCGTCGGCACACGTCGGCGAGGATCTGTTCGCAGGCCCACTTGGAGGCCGCGTAGGGGGTGGTCGGCCGGGCCGGGGTGGCCTCGTCGAGCGGGCCCCGTCCGGCGTCGCCGTAGACCGCGCAGGACGACGAGTAGACGAGCCGGTGCACCCCGTGTTCGTGCATGGTCCGCAGCAGGGACATCGTGCCGCCGACGTTGGTGTCGTAGTACTCGACGGGCATCCGGGTCGACGCGCCCACGGCCCGCACACCGGCGCAGTGCACGACGGCGTCCAGGGCATGCCGGTCGAAGACGGCCGACAGGGCGCGCTGGTCACGGATGTCCAGCTCGTAGACGGCGCCGACGAAGCGGCCGGCGATCCGCTCCACCCGCGTCAGCGCCTGGGGCGTGCTGTTGGAGTAGTTGTCGACCACGATCACCTCGTAGCCGTGGTCGAGGAGTTCCACACAGGTGTGCCCACCGAGGAAACCGGCCCCGCCGGTGACGAGGACGGTCGACGGCAGTGGCTCACTGCGTGCCATTCCAGGACGCTCCCGCGTGTGCGAACGTCGTATGTTTACGGCGTATACCCACGACCTTCTCTCTGTGCGCCCGCCGAAGTCAAGTGGTGTGGCGTGCCGTCCGCGGCCGGGCGCCAGTGGGGCGGCCGGTTCAGGCCCTGACCAGCAGCTGGAAGTCGAACGCGTACCGTGACGCGCGGTAGATGTGGCTGCCGTACTCGACCGGGCGGCCGGTGTCGTCGTAGGCCGTGCGTTGCATGGTCAGGACCGCCGCGCCCGCCCGTTCGTCGAGGCGGGCGGCCTCCTCGGCGGTGGCGGAGCGGGCGCCGATGGTCTGGCGGGCGCTG
This genomic window contains:
- the galE gene encoding UDP-glucose 4-epimerase GalE, with product MARSEPLPSTVLVTGGAGFLGGHTCVELLDHGYEVIVVDNYSNSTPQALTRVERIAGRFVGAVYELDIRDQRALSAVFDRHALDAVVHCAGVRAVGASTRMPVEYYDTNVGGTMSLLRTMHEHGVHRLVYSSSCAVYGDAGRGPLDEATPARPTTPYAASKWACEQILADVCRRRPEYTVLSLRYSSPAGAHPSGLLGPEPLGDPHDLMPYLAQVAAGRRERLRVFGGDYPTPDGTAIRDYLHVMDTVEAHRVALDHLADSPGMHVYNLGVGRGSSVLEVVAAFAEACGRTIPYEIGPRRPGDVAALVADASAVARDWGWHATHDLADMCQDVWRFEHLNLHGRGGAMQGPDSKG